The following proteins are encoded in a genomic region of Nicotiana sylvestris chromosome 4, ASM39365v2, whole genome shotgun sequence:
- the LOC138889781 gene encoding uncharacterized protein: protein MTNPQDNPGTPPHPTPSNSSTSPPPSTTPKPRLRRVKMLARKIVAFGAFSRKLNEQLKAKNVEESGKKLRGSSSGEVAKGLVNLRAQGDELGSSTEETLADLLKKVGASYDQKKMRTATPKSPSAPKPSKKRKTSSPTTTETSLPKGRSTRNRVKHSESDLQKALAESPSGGSYNSGGSDPQAQKAQDSSKKSSSVSEAIEPSLAKRTRSVVKSKQVRVSEEKEWSGEEESESDGEQDKLAKFGKRKILKGKLLKDLVEPGMMILVDALAA, encoded by the exons ATGACAAACCCACAAGACAACCCTGGAACTCCTCCACATCCCACTCCCTCTAATTCATCTACCTCTCCTCCACCTAGCACGACTCCCAAACCCAGGCTGAGAAGGGTAAAAATGTTGGCTCGAAAGATAGTAGCTTTTGGGGCTTTCTCGAGGAAATTGAATGAGCAATTAAAGGCAA AAAATGTTGAAGAGAGTGGCAAGAAGTTAAGGGGAAGTAGTTCTGGTGAAGTTGCTAAAGGGTTAGTTAATTTAAGAGCACAGGGAGATGAACTCGGTTCATCaactgaagagaccctagcagacctATTAAAAAAGGTAGGGGCAAGTTACGATCAAAAGAAAATGAGAACTGCCACACCAAAATCCCCCAGTGCTCCTAAaccctccaagaaaagaaagaCTTCATCTCCCACAACTACTGAAACTTCCTTGCCAAAGGGAAGATCCACAAGAAACAGGGTGAAACATAGTGAGAGTGATCTACAAAAGGCTCTGGCTgaaa gtccatcaggaggaagttacaacagtggaggttcagacccccaagcccaaaagGCCCAAgattcttccaagaagtcttcctctgtgtcTGAGGCTATTGAACCCTCAttggccaagaggacaaggtctgtAGTGAAAAGTAAACAAGTTAGAGTTTCTGAAGAGAAggaatggagtggtgaagaagaaagtgagtctgatggtgaacaagacaagctggCCAAGTTTGGCAAGAGAAAAATTTTGAAGGGTAAATTGCTGAaagacctggtggaaccaggaatgatgATATTGGTGGATGCCTTAGCTGCTTAG